In Triticum urartu cultivar G1812 chromosome 6, Tu2.1, whole genome shotgun sequence, the following proteins share a genomic window:
- the LOC125516260 gene encoding uncharacterized protein LOC125516260, whose amino-acid sequence MAAVTFEEEVSRLAAGAAAVSPALVRTAVGALACSSAARAAADALFHLFAGTISVVFVATFLYLVVFRACIGNCAVASVVWEILVYSGLLSLLLMVPAMVLFFLHAAGSGTEVKDDVDGRVRRWPLIWDAAVAFFHLAAFVGLIGLVLLICGRFQEVSYLLRTAAMLCKLLLTVLFSIRAAVALWRMNPQQPAAVAVAVV is encoded by the exons ATGGCCGCCGTGACGTTCGAAGAGGAGGTCTCCAGGCTGGCTGCCGGCGCAGCAGCCGTCTCGCCGGCGTTGGTGAGGACGGCCGTGGGGGCACTGGCATGCAgcagcgccgcccgcgccgctgcCGATGCCCTGTTCCATCTCTTCGCCGGTACCATAAGCGTCGTCTTCGTCGCAACATTCCTCTACCTCGTCGTGTTCCGGGCCTGCATCGGGAACTGCGCCGTGGCCTCGGTAGTTTGGGAGATCTTGGTTTATTCTGGTTTGCTCTCCCTGCTACTCATGGTGCCAGCGATGGTGCTCTTCTTCCTGCACGCCGCCGGCAGCGGCACCGAG GTCAAGGATGATGTGGATGGTCGCGTCCGTCGGTGGCCGCTAATCTGGGACGCGGCTGTGGCGTTCTTCCACCTGGCGGCCTTTGTGGGACTCATCGGTCTCGTTCTTCTAATCTGTGGCAGGTTTCAAGAGGTTTCTTACCTTCTCCGCACTGCGGCTATGCTGTGCAAGCTCCTACTCACCGTGCTCTTCTCCATCCGTGCTGCTGTGGCGCTGTGGAGGATGAATCCTCAGCAGCCGGCTGCAGTTGCTGTTGCGGTAGTGTGA